A genomic region of Mus caroli unplaced genomic scaffold, CAROLI_EIJ_v1.1 scaffold_20965_1, whole genome shotgun sequence contains the following coding sequences:
- the LOC110287701 gene encoding beta-defensin 11, which yields VGDLKHLILKAQLTRCYKFGGFCYNSMCPPHTKLIGNCHPDHLXCCINMKSXXGST from the coding sequence CTGTTGGAGATCTAAAACATCTTATACTCAAAGCACAACTTACACGGTGCTACAAGTTCGGAGGGTTCTGTTACAATTCCATGTGTCCTCCTCATACCAAGTTGATTGGTAACTGTCACCCAGACCACCTCCANTGTTGCATAAACATGAAATCANTGGNAGGAAGCACATAG